The genome window GTTGAATGACAAATGCCTCTGCATTGAGCACTATCTGGTTAAATTCATAGTAGAAGTTATATTGACTTTCAGAGATATTCTCAAACAGGTAAATGATTTGAAAGAGATGGAATGCTGTTTAAAAGGTATGTATGACAGCTAGCCTATAATATACTGTTACAGAATACCTAGTGTAAATACAACCTATCTGTATGTATATACCTAAAGACAGAAAACATAAAACCACTCATATGGAAGCTATAATAAAGTTGTGCGCATCTTTGGATGTTTGTtacttcaaattaatttaattaacaatttcTGTAATGTGGTAAATAGTGAGGTGGGGTGTGCTAAGggaataatttatatttgtaattagAGTAATTTCTGCAATATATTcatctttaaaatattaattcgGCCAATTAGTGAGATTGGTAGAGCTGACAATCTATCAATAGACAGAGATTATTAAAGCGTAGTTGATTGACAATATTTCCTCAAAATCATGCACAATTTGAATCCCTTAATATGTAAACGACTCTGTAATTTTGAGATCTGTGGCTAAATATGAAGATTTAGAATTTCCTCCCAATTAAGAAACAAATTAAAGCATTTTGATCCTTCTTATAGGGCTGCCTGGTATGAATTTATCTAATAGAGTGATACTACAGTGTTCAGTAATCTCCAACCTTAAACAAAATCAGCATTTAGCTTCATTATAAACCTTCATATAGGAAGATCTcgtttatggagtggtggtggtgtagtggctaaagcacagggctgttaatcataaggttgctggttcaaaccccatggccaccaccattgtgcccttgagcaaggcacttaactccaggttgttctgggggattgtccatgtaataattgcactgtaagtcacgttggacaaaagtgtctgcataaatgtaaatgttatacagAGCTGTTACCACTAAAACATTTTCATAGATGATGGTCAAACCAACAAAATCATGCCATTGTAATGACAAAAGTGAAGACTAGGGAGTGTATTGTACATTCGGTAAAGCTTTATGATACatctttttaataacattaaaaaaaacagcatgacttaactaactccttttatattagatacatttatatagaaaTGTTATGAAACGTTGATTGCTTGATTTGACTTATAGCTTTTTTAATGTGCATGGACAGCCAATCTAATCAGTCAagcattatattatgtttgttaatGAATTAATAAAGGTATaagaagcagggctggactggcaatctggcatactgggcattttcctggtgggccgacgcactttgggccgATCGGGGTGGACTGTCCAGCGTTGGTCGGCcacaaaacgtgccgaatggaCCGTGATAATTAAAAATGAGCCGCCGactggaccacaaaatggtgccgagATGCGCGACCgctttctctttccagtccagccctgataatAAGGTACAACGAGGCTataggcacaccttaaggaaatttagctttttttctggtcacaaaatgtatcaagactgaaaaaaataaaaaaagttttttttgttatacattacatttatgcatttggcagacacttttatccaaagcgacttacagagcccttattacagggacaatcccccccagagttaagtgccttgctcaaagacacaatggctgtggggctcaaaccagcatccttctgattgcCAGATTACCAggtatggtgcttagaccactacaccaccatcactccacCATGTAATACGTTTTGTGGTCCGGCTCATTTttcttatcgcggcccattcggcccgtttcgtggccgacccactggTCTCCCAATGGCCATTCCACACCAGAACGGGCCCAAAGGCGGTCGGCCaactgggaaaatgcctggtatgccagattaccagtccagctgtGGTGatgttaatgttgtggctgatcggtgtttatcaaatcaaatcaaatcaaattactttattGTCTATCACGTACACAAGTgcagcagtgggtgaaagtcttgtgcagttccgagcaacatagcagtcacgacagtgacgagacatataccaattaaaataaacatcagatttacaaaacacaatttacatatctaatgtacacataattacacaacacaataataatatacaatgtacagtaaacaataaaaatatataaagtgcataaaaaaaatatacaatagattgtattgtaaagagaaaataattaatgacagtccagtgtaagatttataaagtgcagtgctgatgtgtattgatcgtgagagatcaagtgttcaaaagtctgattgcttgggggaagatgCTGTCATGTAGTCgtctggtgcgggtcctgatgctgtgatatcgcctgcctgatggtagcagtgagagcagcccatggctcgggtggctggagtctctgatgatcctccaagcttttttcacacaccgcctgttatatttGTCCtgaagggagggaagctcacctccgatgatgtttctggcagttcgcaccaccctttgcagggctttgcggttgtgggcggtgctttTGCAGGTGTGGTGGTTGTGGTGGTtgattccaaacttcctcagccgtctcaggaagaagaggggctggtgagccttcttcacaatggcctcagtgtggacggaccatgtgagttcctcagtaatgtggacacagaggaacttgaagctgctgactgtGCATGTAATGTGCATGGTGACAAGGACAGACATGATTAATGACACACTTATAAACAATCAGAAAATAGAATTATTCTGTAGGCTATTAAAAGCCTTTACTTTTatctttatttatgttttctttgTCATGGATATCTACAGGCctatggatatatatatacctCAACAGAACTGGACAGAGAGCTGATCCGACTGGTGTGTTAAAAAGTGGCCAGAGTTGTACTAATTAAACCAAAATTTAGTAAGGTGTAAGAAACACTGCAACATTTTAATCTTTGGCTGATTTACAATGGTTTAGGATAGTGTTCTTGTTTTGcccttattttattttgttctacaGTAGGAGGGAGATAATTTCAAAGACTTGGGTGTATTTTCCAAAAGTGATAACTATCTAAAAGAAATGCTGGCTCAGACAGACGTTATTGATTGGAAGAGTTTTATTTGCTTGTGTACATATATCTACTCTGTACTTAATTTTTTACTTTACTATGAATCAATGAAAATGTTGAagatatcagtttttttttttatttctttttttatgatgAATCTTTATCAAGCTGCTGAGCTTTGTCATGAGAAGATGGTGGAAACTGTGGCTGCCAACGGAGGTGTAAAGAAGCTGTGTGACACTTGATGATTCTTCAGGAACCATCAAAACTGTCACCAGTTGATACGTAAAGTAGATCAACTATTATCATTAACTCAATCAGTCTAACCATGTACGGTAAGTAACCTATTAATGGCTCTTCAAATTTAGGATCTTGCATTAGAGTCTAAACCCAGATCAGTTTCCATCATCATTACCTAATCTAAAAGGTAAACGTTTAAATTACAGGTGCAtttgttctctttttttcctAGTTTGTCACTGAAGCTGTCTTCTCTCAGTGAGTCTCATCTTGCTCTAGTCAACAGCACCTGGAAGTTTGGCAATGTGCACAACAAACAGATGATTAGGAATATGATTTTGAACTTTCCCTCATGTTGTGTTCTGGACTCAGATGATCAGCCAGTAGGATGGATACTTACTTATAACTCCTGTGCACTATGCAAGCTATGCAAAAGCTTTGGTTACCATTATGTCACAAAAACTTCACTCTCAGGGTTATCAAGTGTATTGTTTTAAAGGGGAAGAGAAAGTTATCTTACAGCCTCTTCACACACTTGGGTTTCACTGAGGTCCCTGGTTTGTCTTTAATGAGTTTTGATCAGTTGCACTGATGTGAACAAATTTGACACAGATGATTTGTAAacagcaaagtttttttttttaatgtaatgacCAAACAGCAAATAAGAATGGTCACAAGGCCATCCATCATCAACACCAAAAATTGATTAACTCATTACttgatttaaatatgtaaaaacaacagtttatTCTTTGTATCAAAtgttaaacaaacatttacagtTAAACTACACATTGTGTAGACCTCATTCAAAAGCATCTGCTTGATTTTGTTATACTATCAGAAGGTCTCTTATTTTTCAGCATAATCTTCTAGTCGAAGTAGCCATTTCTTCCAAAATGCCATAATCTGCTCTGAGTTCAGAAAGTGGGCATGTGCTGGTGATCCATCTTTGTAGGCCACCACAATTAACCCATTTTCTACCTGTACATAAACATAACACCACATGAATGAATGGATAGTGAAACTACAGCAAGCCATTTGAAAAGAGAAGACACTTGCTGACATTTACCTGGTAACTGTAGTTGTCATCACCATTCAAGGCTCCAATGTATGCGGCTACTTGTAATGGATTATCGTAAGTATTGTGAAGGAAGGGTTTAGGCTTCTCTGAGGTCTTCCAGTCGATGACACACAATGAACCCCTTTAGTTTTGTAGTAGAATTCAATATGGCCAGAACATTTGCCAAGATGGAAGAAaagatcaataaataatgatTCAGTTAAAATAAACTAGCAATCACATAAATTAAAAATCACATTATGGAAATGTATGATTATGAATTCTTATGCATGCGTCTCATTGTTATAAAGGATTGCATCTCACCTGTAATGGGCGACACAATCTACTATGCCCAGGTACTGTAATGTTGAATGATGCACAGCACTCTCAATAGCTCTCACTCCTGTGACATCATTCAGCACATGAGATACACTATCTAAAAATCCGGCCACCAATTCTGGACACTCTAATTGTTCCTTAGAAGGGGTTTCCTGTGAGAAAGTTTCCTCAATGGCAGAATGGAACAGCTTTCCTTGCTTgaaaacatctaaaacaaagCAATTGAATTATGAGGTGTAGTGCTGTTATAAAgtaataaaagaaaaattatttatatatatatatatttaaaaaacgtACTCAAGCTATATTCTTTAAACCCGTCTTCCCCGAGCTCAGCAATCATCCTTTTCTTCCACCTCTCCAGGTAAAAGGCTTGCTCAGGTGGCATGGTCTTCTGTAGGATCTTGGTCACACTGGGCATAGATGGCTTATTAAAGTCTTTCTGTAAGTTTATACGAGCCAAATGTCCCGGCACATACTCCGATTGAACTTTGGCCTGATTTAGAAGTGGATGCAGGTTTTTAGGCACTCTGCGCTCCTGTGAGGGTAGTCTTGATCTTATTACAGGTCCGTACAGCTGACAGTCCTCATCCACAATGCTTTCAGGAGTCTGAGAGCTCGTTTTTGAGGATACAACCGGCCGTACCAGTGATGAGTACCGTTCTGTGTCCACTGTGCTGTACTGACTGACCTTTTTGCGTGTTCGCCATTGACAGCTGCTTGAAAAGTTATCCACACGTAAGAACTGACCAGATGGGAAGCCCATTGATCTCACGCGGTTACATTGTAGCATCTGCTTCAAAACCTGTACTGTGATCCTCATTTGTGatgttctttttctgtttctatTGTGAGGATTAAACCTTACTTCTGCATCTCTTGCGCTGGATACAAAGTtgataaaagtatttaaaaacctAACAAAACGTTTTAGAGTGGATTAGCCAAACTGTTATTGTAATTTCAAATGGAGCCAACAGTTTGAACAGAATGGACAATTCCTCTTAgtgaattgtgggaattgtagttctaaACACGTCGCAAGTGCATAGAATTCGTCTGAATAAAACATCATTTCCCACAATGCTGTTATTTGGCATCAATCGAATCAGTGGACTGTAAAGCTACgttgtgtatttttattgaaaGAAAATACACAAGTTATGTTCAGCTTTCTGAAGCGACGAGGGTTTCAATAAAATATCATTACtcatttacttatttgttttattactcGAAGCGTTTCAGTTCAATACGGTACATGACTGTCATCTGGTGGTGAAAACAACGTAGAGCGCATAATAAATCTCGTTTATCGTTACAGTACCCTTACATAATTGGctggatttttattttgtttctacaACGGGCTCTTTCACTATATGTAATTATTTGACTTGCAAGATACTATTTTAAAACATCTACAGCGAAAAATATTTACAGTTCGGTAAATGTAACTAAACAATGTAAATAagcaaattataaatattattattttaaaaaatgtaataaaaaatagttgagaaaaaaaagttgaaattggGATTGTTTTCTGACCGCTCCTCTTTAAAGATGAACGGGTCCCCCAATAAGTAGGTCCAAACTTgcaaaaaatgataaataaatacaaaaatacgtacatacataaatatataaataaatctatatattatttatttattaaattatttgtatatctCCTCGCAAATTTAAttagatatttatttatgcacaaatatttattattttcacaagTTTCGTCCTCCATACCCCAACAATCATGTCTGTGTTTTgactaaaattatattaaatcattttattaaaatgtcttttattttgatgtgttgCCAGAAGAAATTTCGAACCGGAAGTCCACAGTGACAGGCGTGAGTGGAAAGTGAAGAACTGCAGTTGGAAAGTTTAAAGTACAGTTTAAATGTACTATCCAGAGACTAGCAGATAAGTGAAAAATCTTCTGATCATGACATCTGTCTCAGAGAATAGAGATAAGGAGAAGGTGAGTCATACGGTAGATCATTAATTATAGAGACAGGTATTATTAATGAAGAATGTTTGAAGCACTCAACCAGCTCGCTTGGTTTATAACCGCCCAACTCTGGCATGCAGTAAACAATCGCGCgcgtttatttattttcaataacagTAATCGTTTGCCAGTCAGTGGCagtgaagtcagaaatgtaagaTTTGTTTTGGGTGTATGACATATATTCTGAAAGATTATGATTGATTTAGTGTAGTGGAAACTTTAAATATTGCATATTAAGTCTCATTTCTGTAGGAATTATATAGAAGTTTGTCCAAAGCTGCTTTTTCAAACTTTGTGGGCCGTTAATACACTAGCCccgttcacacatgcaaccaggtaaattacaggaaagtcgttgggttgcctttactggtaaatgtaccaaatgtgctgttcacacataccattAATAATACACTATTTATGTAATGATACAACTTTGTATTAAGGAAAATTGCCATAAcaaaatttaccagtattttcaaaagggtcGTGTTCTTAAATGACCTCTAAACTGGAAATTGTAGCCacttttctggaaaaggctgcaTGTGTGAAAGCAGTTTAGTACAAGTGTTTAGTAGAGCACGTGACTGaataacatattttttgtttcCAGAAAACCTTTTCAGATTTAGTCCATGTTAATAACATTGTCAATATGTTTGCATTTATGTTTT of Xyrauchen texanus isolate HMW12.3.18 chromosome 20, RBS_HiC_50CHRs, whole genome shotgun sequence contains these proteins:
- the mgme1 gene encoding mitochondrial genome maintenance exonuclease 1; translated protein: MRITVQVLKQMLQCNRVRSMGFPSGQFLRVDNFSSSCQWRTRKKVSQYSTVDTERYSSLVRPVVSSKTSSQTPESIVDEDCQLYGPVIRSRLPSQERRVPKNLHPLLNQAKVQSEYVPGHLARINLQKDFNKPSMPSVTKILQKTMPPEQAFYLERWKKRMIAELGEDGFKEYSLNVFKQGKLFHSAIEETFSQETPSKEQLECPELVAGFLDSVSHVLNDVTGVRAIESAVHHSTLQYLGIVDCVAHYRGSLCVIDWKTSEKPKPFLHNTYDNPLQVAAYIGALNGDDNYSYQVENGLIVVAYKDGSPAHAHFLNSEQIMAFWKKWLLRLEDYAEK
- the si:dkey-76k16.6 gene encoding LOW QUALITY PROTEIN: glycine N-acyltransferase-like protein Keg1 (The sequence of the model RefSeq protein was modified relative to this genomic sequence to represent the inferred CDS: inserted 5 bases in 3 codons; substituted 1 base at 1 genomic stop codon) — translated: MAIPHQNGPKGGRPTGKMPGMPDYQSSCVARVVLIKPKFSKEGDNFKDLGVFSKSDNYLKEMLAQTDVIDWKSFICLSAELCHEKMVETVAANXRCKEAVXHLMILQEPSKLSPVDTLSLKLSSLSESHLALVNSTWKFGNVHNKQMIRNMILNFPSCCVLDSDDQPVGWILTYNSCALXASYAKALVTIMSQKLHSQGYQVYCFKGEEXKLSYSLFTHLGFTEVPGLSLMSFDQLH